A window of the Chitinophagaceae bacterium genome harbors these coding sequences:
- the infB gene encoding translation initiation factor IF-2 has translation MNESKTKILYQLSKEWNVEYKILIDFLNKKKLPVQDKGLNTKISQEHYELLSKEFGTISNNQNKEKTIHQKENNTDVPSTLDTTFDTNYSLNKTTEKKNTPITPDIEVIRIPAHTPDNSKIIGKIDITGIHRQKKINPVLQTSIYKMKDKKELTGLDESSKKIEKNETETNKLSLINPEIKKEYTLQKTNTIIPTTEIKQHQKNISIEEKKNETEKKKQIKTKEIYFKQTAPKYNENETIKNNPKEPNSTKNENRDDPSKHKRPRIVVIKNTREYIHTKDKDTHNKSTQENKNPFLENYSKNNNPPIIKKDNVTIKENNQTTLIPPVKRISTKDNYLLNKANLDTNKNNKLNYTKPLPVPIIKKNKEETSPPPPKTTELKYKKHDSVDTKSTLFEKKNQKNIDISNKKIIQNRAKYRKDKRQNIAEEEKEKFLQEQKELKILKITEYISANELSLLMDISVNEFISKCMSLGKIISINQRLDADTITIIADEFGFEVKFIEDEKHNEGTVTEEENDTDNMIPRSPIVIVMGHVDHGKTSLLDYIRNTKVVSTESGRITQHIGAYNVVTKNGENITFLDTPGHEAFTAMRSRGAKITDIAIIVIAVDEEVKPMTKEAIKQAQEQNVPIIFAFNKIDKGLLFVEKIKEQLAQMNILVEDWGGKYQCQNISAKLGQGIDELLEKILIEASLLELKWNPKARANGTIIESYLDKGKGYVTVLIVENGILRKGDIILAGHCSGKIKNMFDPFGNSITEAGASSPVKIIGLNGSPHAGDIFKVMESEKIAKEIAHKKLKIKREQELRTKKHITFEEFSQRTNRGKFKELNIIIKADTEGSIEALSDSFLKLSQPEVKVNIIHKAIGEVTESDVNTALISEGIIIAFHTKTSVKAKSIAEKESIEIKNHNVIYHAIDDVKQQISNLLEPEYKEIIVGTIEVKEIFKNSKLGNIAGCSVLDGYIKRNNKVKLIRDNKIIHTGDIFQLKRFKDDVGEVKNGYECGLSIKNYQDVLVGDIIQSIEIHTIKRTI, from the coding sequence ATGAACGAGAGCAAAACTAAAATACTGTACCAATTAAGCAAAGAATGGAATGTAGAGTATAAAATTCTCATAGATTTTTTAAATAAAAAAAAACTCCCAGTACAAGACAAAGGATTAAATACAAAAATATCCCAAGAACATTATGAATTACTATCAAAAGAATTTGGTACTATTTCAAACAATCAAAACAAAGAAAAAACTATTCATCAAAAAGAGAATAATACGGATGTCCCATCTACATTGGACACCACATTTGATACCAATTATTCTTTAAATAAAACCACAGAGAAAAAGAATACCCCCATTACTCCTGACATAGAAGTAATAAGAATCCCTGCCCATACTCCCGATAATTCAAAAATTATAGGAAAAATAGATATAACAGGAATACACAGACAAAAAAAAATAAACCCCGTACTCCAAACTTCCATATATAAAATGAAAGACAAAAAAGAATTAACTGGTTTGGATGAATCTTCTAAAAAAATAGAAAAAAATGAAACAGAAACAAATAAATTATCACTCATTAATCCCGAAATAAAAAAAGAATATACGCTTCAAAAAACAAATACTATTATTCCAACTACAGAAATAAAACAGCATCAAAAAAATATTTCCATAGAAGAAAAAAAGAACGAAACAGAGAAAAAAAAACAAATCAAGACTAAAGAAATATACTTTAAACAAACAGCACCAAAATACAATGAAAATGAAACTATAAAAAATAACCCTAAAGAACCCAATTCCACAAAAAATGAGAACAGAGATGATCCTTCAAAACATAAACGCCCTCGGATAGTCGTTATAAAAAATACACGCGAATATATACATACAAAAGACAAAGATACTCATAATAAAAGTACACAGGAAAATAAAAATCCTTTTTTAGAAAATTATTCCAAAAACAATAATCCACCAATAATAAAAAAAGATAATGTTACTATAAAAGAAAATAATCAAACAACCCTCATCCCCCCCGTAAAACGAATATCTACAAAAGATAATTATCTATTAAATAAAGCAAATTTAGACACAAACAAAAACAATAAACTCAATTACACAAAACCACTTCCTGTCCCAATTATAAAAAAAAACAAAGAAGAAACTTCACCACCACCTCCTAAAACAACAGAACTTAAATACAAAAAACATGATTCAGTAGATACAAAAAGTACTCTTTTTGAAAAAAAAAATCAAAAAAATATAGATATTTCCAATAAAAAAATTATCCAAAATAGAGCTAAATATAGAAAAGATAAAAGACAAAATATAGCAGAAGAAGAAAAAGAAAAATTCTTACAAGAGCAAAAAGAACTAAAAATATTAAAAATTACAGAGTACATATCTGCCAATGAACTTTCTCTTTTGATGGATATTTCTGTAAATGAATTTATTTCTAAGTGTATGAGCTTAGGAAAAATCATAAGCATAAACCAAAGATTAGATGCCGATACTATAACCATTATAGCAGATGAATTTGGATTTGAAGTAAAATTTATAGAAGATGAAAAACACAATGAGGGTACCGTAACCGAAGAAGAAAACGATACCGACAATATGATACCAAGGTCTCCCATAGTTATTGTTATGGGACACGTAGACCACGGAAAAACCTCTCTTTTGGATTACATCAGAAATACCAAAGTAGTTTCTACAGAATCTGGTAGAATAACTCAACATATAGGTGCATACAACGTAGTAACAAAGAACGGAGAAAATATTACCTTTTTAGATACACCAGGACACGAAGCATTTACAGCAATGAGGTCTCGCGGTGCTAAAATTACCGATATAGCTATCATAGTTATTGCCGTAGACGAAGAAGTGAAACCTATGACAAAAGAAGCAATAAAACAAGCACAAGAACAAAATGTCCCCATAATTTTTGCCTTTAATAAAATAGATAAAGGACTCCTATTTGTAGAAAAAATAAAAGAACAACTAGCCCAAATGAACATATTAGTAGAAGATTGGGGTGGAAAATACCAATGCCAAAACATATCCGCTAAATTAGGACAAGGTATAGACGAACTATTAGAAAAAATTCTCATAGAAGCATCTTTATTAGAACTCAAATGGAATCCTAAGGCCAGAGCAAATGGAACTATTATAGAATCTTATTTGGATAAAGGAAAGGGATATGTAACCGTACTGATAGTAGAAAATGGGATATTACGAAAAGGTGATATTATATTAGCAGGACATTGTTCCGGAAAAATAAAAAACATGTTTGACCCATTTGGAAATTCTATAACAGAAGCAGGTGCTTCATCCCCTGTAAAAATAATAGGGCTCAATGGTAGCCCGCATGCAGGAGACATATTTAAAGTAATGGAAAGTGAAAAAATAGCAAAAGAAATTGCTCATAAAAAATTGAAAATCAAACGAGAACAAGAACTGAGAACAAAAAAACATATTACTTTCGAAGAATTTTCTCAAAGAACAAATAGAGGAAAATTCAAAGAACTTAATATTATTATAAAAGCAGACACAGAAGGAAGTATAGAAGCCTTATCTGATTCTTTCTTAAAACTATCTCAACCAGAGGTAAAAGTAAATATCATACACAAAGCAATAGGAGAAGTAACAGAATCTGATGTTAACACTGCACTTATTTCAGAAGGAATCATAATAGCATTTCATACAAAAACTTCGGTGAAAGCAAAATCTATTGCGGAAAAGGAATCCATAGAAATTAAAAATCACAATGTTATATACCACGCAATTGATGATGTAAAACAACAAATATCCAATCTTTTAGAACCAGAATATAAAGAAATAATCGTAGGAACTATAGAGGTAAAAGAAATTTTTAAAAATAGTAAATTAGGAAACATTGCAGGATGCTCCGTGTTAGATGGATATATAAAACGAAATAATAAAGTAAAACTCATAAGGGACAACAAAATAATACATACTGGTGATATATTCCAACTCAAAAGATTTAAAGACGATGTAGGGGAAGTAAAAAATGGTTACGAATGCGGTCTCAGTATAAAAAATTATCAAGATGTTTTGGTAGGAGATATTATACAAAGTATTGAAATTCATACAATAAAAAGAACTATTTAA
- a CDS encoding aldehyde dehydrogenase family protein → MQHYDIQKSLDKLQISKVNKGSSTGNTWLSSEETQKNLIQSFSPVDGNLISTVEHTSKDIYNTVVHQSIIAFKEWRQTPAPKRGEIVRQIGNSLREYKEDLGKLVSYEMGKSYQEGLGEVQEMIDICDFAVGISRQLYGLTMPSERPLHRMYEQWHPLGVVGIISAFNFPVAVWSWNTMLAWVCGDVCVWKPSEKTPITAIACQKIVSHIFEKNKLPEGISNLIIGNYQIGELLSEDTRIPLISATGSTKMGKKVGETVAKRLGRTLLELGGNNALIISQHANLDIAIRSAIFGSIGTAGQRCTTTRRIIVHESIFDEIKSKLVKAYQQIKIGNPLDEKNHVGPLIDTAAVRVYLDTLKKISEMGGKNVVEGGVLSGKGYESGCYVKPAVYEVTNENPIVKQETFAPILYLIKYKTIEQAIEIQNNVPQGLSSAIITDNVRESELFLSVKGSDCGIANVNIGTSGAEIGGAFGGEKETGGGRESGSDSWKYYMRRQTNTVNYSTQLPLAQGIFFDL, encoded by the coding sequence ATGCAGCACTACGATATACAAAAATCATTAGATAAACTTCAAATAAGTAAGGTCAACAAAGGATCTTCCACTGGAAACACATGGCTATCCTCCGAAGAAACACAAAAAAACTTGATACAAAGTTTTTCTCCCGTAGATGGAAACCTTATTTCTACCGTAGAACATACCTCAAAAGATATTTATAACACCGTAGTCCATCAATCCATTATTGCTTTCAAGGAATGGAGGCAAACCCCCGCTCCTAAAAGAGGAGAAATAGTAAGACAAATAGGAAATTCTCTCCGAGAATATAAAGAAGACCTAGGTAAATTAGTATCTTACGAAATGGGAAAGTCATACCAAGAAGGATTAGGGGAAGTACAAGAAATGATAGATATATGCGATTTTGCAGTAGGTATTTCTAGACAACTATACGGACTCACAATGCCATCAGAACGTCCTCTACATCGAATGTACGAACAATGGCATCCATTAGGAGTAGTTGGTATTATCTCTGCTTTTAATTTTCCCGTAGCTGTATGGAGTTGGAATACTATGCTTGCATGGGTTTGCGGAGATGTGTGTGTATGGAAACCATCCGAAAAAACACCTATTACCGCTATTGCTTGCCAAAAAATTGTATCCCATATTTTTGAAAAAAATAAACTTCCCGAAGGAATAAGTAACTTAATCATAGGAAATTACCAAATAGGAGAACTTTTGTCCGAAGACACTAGAATACCCCTTATTTCTGCTACAGGATCTACTAAAATGGGAAAAAAAGTAGGAGAAACAGTAGCAAAACGTTTAGGAAGAACACTATTAGAATTAGGCGGTAATAATGCTCTTATAATTTCACAACATGCAAATTTAGACATAGCAATAAGAAGTGCCATTTTTGGTTCCATAGGAACAGCAGGGCAAAGATGCACTACCACTAGAAGAATCATTGTTCATGAAAGCATTTTTGATGAAATAAAATCAAAACTGGTAAAGGCATACCAGCAAATTAAAATAGGGAATCCATTAGATGAAAAAAACCACGTAGGTCCCTTGATAGATACAGCCGCTGTTCGCGTATATTTAGATACCCTTAAGAAAATATCTGAGATGGGAGGAAAAAATGTTGTGGAGGGAGGGGTATTATCAGGAAAAGGATATGAATCGGGATGTTATGTAAAACCTGCCGTTTATGAGGTGACAAATGAAAATCCTATTGTAAAACAAGAAACTTTTGCACCCATCTTATATCTCATCAAATACAAAACTATAGAGCAAGCTATAGAAATACAAAATAATGTTCCGCAAGGACTTTCTTCCGCAATTATTACAGATAATGTTAGAGAATCAGAACTATTCCTTTCCGTGAAAGGAAGCGATTGTGGAATAGCAAATGTAAATATTGGCACATCTGGTGCTGAAATAGGAGGTGCTTTCGGAGGAGAAAAAGAAACAGGAGGCGGAAGAGAATCTGGTTCTGATTCTTGGAAATATTATATGCGACGACAAACTAACACAGTAAATTATAGTACACAACTCCCTCTAGCGCAGGGTATTTTTTTTGATTTATAA
- a CDS encoding tetratricopeptide repeat protein, translating into MQKSQKKKQEENVLETSEGLIQYFLKIGNKIYENQNYGIGILVIISVFIGGFLYYRYLQEDETKEAQKNMIQAVFYFESDSIAKALNGDGNNMGFSEIADEYSFTAPGKLAYFYAGACYMKMRDFSNAITYFDNFESDDILIQARTYALIGDCYMELGDYTSASNYYEKASEYKPNQAFSPTYYTKAALAYELNKEYTYASSCYESIIEKFPDSPEISTAKKEKARLDILANQ; encoded by the coding sequence ATGCAAAAAAGTCAGAAAAAAAAACAAGAAGAAAATGTTCTAGAAACATCAGAAGGTCTAATACAATATTTTTTAAAAATAGGAAATAAAATATATGAAAATCAAAATTATGGGATTGGTATATTAGTAATAATATCGGTTTTTATAGGAGGATTTCTATACTATCGTTACTTACAAGAAGATGAAACCAAAGAAGCTCAAAAAAATATGATACAAGCGGTTTTTTATTTTGAATCAGATAGTATCGCAAAAGCACTGAATGGGGATGGCAACAATATGGGATTTTCAGAAATAGCCGATGAATATTCTTTCACTGCACCTGGTAAATTAGCTTATTTTTATGCTGGTGCTTGTTATATGAAAATGAGAGATTTTTCTAATGCCATTACTTATTTTGATAACTTTGAAAGTGACGATATATTAATACAAGCACGTACTTACGCTCTCATAGGAGATTGCTATATGGAATTAGGTGACTACACAAGTGCTTCTAACTATTATGAAAAAGCATCTGAATATAAACCAAATCAAGCATTTTCCCCTACTTATTATACTAAAGCAGCTTTAGCGTACGAATTAAATAAAGAATATACCTATGCCTCTTCATGTTATGAAAGTATTATAGAAAAATTTCCCGATTCCCCAGAAATAAGCACCGCTAAAAAAGAAAAAGCACGTTTAGACATATTAGCAAATCAATAA